In Rothia mucilaginosa, one genomic interval encodes:
- a CDS encoding FtsK/SpoIIIE domain-containing protein, with translation MTLFFLDHHNTTNALPYPRVLRLDGEAAPNGIQLHPGSTGSTNQQALEQALNHALQRSTPGAHAQARDTTFQLRPAHDKDPLNTSDALNIHIPNESQPLNSQPQDSQSLNAPAVSLLHILRGPEAGATFPISRGRTSLGRAALPARGGEQPHHIHLQDPFLKPVHGSFYADSSGIRWIEKRPAASEGSEKAHGSMKAQGAEPRILRWDEPFRLGSSLCMLTSPSADREHTTKKASATAPPGSSLGSSSGSSSGEPAQTLAPLGDAGNPFEPVVVNPPAPRKLKQILLSVCLPIVVGLIIALVTGMWFLLLMSAASSLLMLLHFFGGRAENRAASQQTHQAAEQEKERALTLPTAGDLAISGPSALHDYPAIVLGCGPRQPYLRGRNLPLGALEKQDAPHYLPLPTPVLGHYLKLEEAHLRAYLVQLVAGYPGSVHVLLAEAHNSAQKRMNALLQTLAVVPGVSVHCLPGTQQEKYLQALQSSLQSELSSSVPPLILMPQHASAVYAPLLTALTSGAIAEGSQSRALSSPREQKMNAPALCVLGSAEGDNSAHAPGALFGAAWVECASEGSHRQSIRYRAQGYAMPPVQPTEGVYQVHPLACEGLCQHADGLSLEAFCTALENLYRAGCEQEQGALSEGQVHQSAHLFSSLQQQNRADDMAVESVLQRWSAQRYASDIRCYLGVSSGGSLNIGLSEHGPHWLLGGTTGAGKSQLLRSLVLSAALRYPPERLGLILVDFKGSAGLGPLAQLPHALSVLSNFDVSAVERALEFLRADIHRREVDLQALGVNSYRDYLASCQAAGTTPRYPELLIVVDEFRMLIDSMPDAMAELMRIATIGRSLGLHLVLATQRPQGAISQDIRANIATSICLRVASAQDSYNLLEHESAAYISAAHPGAGYVRLPDGRSLPFRAPLVDAVPSSSDARPVQVLGLEEGGWRELTAASAVQKGGGNEDELLIRSAQQIRALYEREYAPRSLQKNATVQDEYCPIPPELPENTPLPVVEAPVSKPVAYGTDPAATPQEPADSGVASEGYLLGELEIARYGVRRPISWSGQQTLALLAQSAERAPMLYGLLAQAFAARTPVVLLTSDGALYRDLEPYAGAFESLVGAQELSHLRFCLEELRTPNLWGTEASTRPLIVVDGLDSWLEALVRQPDTENLLYDLLSQGCRRGYSVVFTSALNPRGRFAAAAHSTLLSRRFLDADLMRSTSKDYPTPAQSHYCVEGAINEELIGDQPLSASILSPCVAGFQELVQVLQGNATSASNGSGTHPGTLLRQFPEYYRMPSTEYVTAAHAACNPQGAKILVAFDRRQMPVWLSAPAGAVVPVQGSRSAGKSTLLESIAQLNPQLETLILEGSGGTSGDGGASGEPPSVERTRALLDSVKNPARTLVLIDDLQYLQPAVQQLLLERRGEFRAMLVAYTPWPRRASSPLLAALMGCSRALLLAPASLADADMCTVTALPLDRFTQGEQPAGRIVVVDGASVCAAQVPLALSTAAQAVTATQKVPVAV, from the coding sequence ATGACTCTCTTCTTTCTCGACCACCACAACACCACCAACGCGCTCCCCTACCCCCGCGTACTCCGACTCGACGGCGAGGCGGCACCCAACGGAATACAGCTGCACCCCGGTAGCACAGGTAGCACAAACCAGCAGGCTCTAGAGCAGGCACTCAACCACGCTCTGCAACGCTCTACACCCGGCGCGCACGCTCAGGCGCGGGATACAACGTTCCAGCTACGCCCCGCGCACGATAAGGACCCCCTCAACACCTCGGATGCGCTAAATATCCACATTCCGAACGAATCTCAGCCCCTAAATTCTCAGCCCCAAGATTCTCAATCGCTGAACGCGCCCGCCGTCAGCCTCCTGCACATTCTGCGCGGACCCGAAGCGGGCGCAACCTTCCCCATCAGCCGCGGCCGCACCAGCCTCGGCAGGGCGGCACTACCTGCCCGTGGAGGAGAACAGCCGCACCACATTCACCTGCAGGACCCCTTCCTCAAGCCGGTGCACGGCAGCTTCTACGCCGATAGCTCCGGCATCCGCTGGATCGAGAAACGCCCCGCCGCAAGCGAGGGCAGCGAGAAGGCACATGGCAGTATGAAGGCGCAGGGCGCCGAGCCGCGCATCCTGCGCTGGGACGAGCCTTTCCGCCTCGGCTCCTCACTCTGCATGCTCACCTCACCCAGCGCCGACCGCGAACACACCACTAAGAAGGCGAGCGCCACCGCTCCCCCCGGTTCTTCTCTCGGTTCTTCTTCTGGCTCTTCCAGTGGCGAACCCGCGCAGACGCTTGCTCCCCTGGGCGACGCCGGCAACCCCTTTGAGCCGGTGGTGGTGAACCCTCCCGCGCCGCGTAAGCTCAAGCAGATTCTGTTGAGCGTGTGCCTTCCGATTGTGGTGGGCCTGATTATTGCGCTGGTGACCGGCATGTGGTTCCTTCTGCTGATGTCTGCGGCGTCTTCGTTGCTGATGCTTCTGCATTTCTTTGGCGGTCGGGCGGAGAACCGTGCCGCATCGCAGCAAACTCATCAGGCGGCTGAGCAGGAAAAGGAACGTGCCCTCACCCTGCCGACTGCGGGCGACCTGGCGATTTCGGGTCCCTCTGCCCTGCATGACTACCCGGCTATCGTGCTCGGGTGCGGTCCCCGCCAACCTTACCTGCGCGGCCGCAACCTCCCGCTGGGCGCTCTGGAGAAGCAGGATGCACCCCACTATCTACCGCTGCCCACCCCGGTTCTCGGTCACTACCTTAAGTTGGAGGAGGCGCATCTGCGCGCCTACCTGGTGCAGCTGGTGGCGGGCTATCCGGGTTCGGTGCACGTTCTGCTGGCCGAAGCTCACAATAGTGCGCAGAAACGTATGAACGCCCTGCTACAAACTCTGGCTGTGGTGCCGGGCGTGAGTGTGCATTGTCTGCCGGGTACGCAGCAGGAGAAGTATCTGCAGGCTCTGCAGAGCAGCTTGCAGTCGGAGCTTTCTTCCTCGGTTCCGCCGCTGATTCTCATGCCGCAGCATGCGAGCGCGGTTTACGCTCCCCTGCTGACCGCACTAACCTCCGGTGCTATCGCTGAGGGTTCGCAATCCCGCGCGCTCTCCTCCCCGCGTGAGCAGAAGATGAACGCCCCTGCGCTCTGCGTGCTGGGCAGTGCTGAGGGTGATAATTCCGCACATGCACCCGGTGCGCTTTTTGGTGCCGCCTGGGTTGAGTGCGCGAGTGAGGGTAGCCACCGTCAAAGCATCCGTTACCGCGCGCAGGGCTATGCGATGCCTCCGGTGCAGCCCACCGAGGGTGTCTACCAGGTGCATCCTCTGGCGTGTGAGGGTCTGTGCCAGCACGCCGATGGGCTCAGCCTCGAGGCGTTCTGTACCGCTCTTGAGAACCTGTACCGCGCCGGGTGCGAGCAGGAGCAGGGCGCGCTCAGTGAGGGGCAGGTGCACCAGTCGGCGCATCTGTTCTCATCTCTTCAGCAGCAGAACCGCGCCGATGACATGGCGGTGGAGTCTGTTCTGCAGCGCTGGTCCGCTCAGCGTTACGCCTCCGATATTCGCTGCTACCTGGGTGTTTCTTCGGGCGGTTCGCTGAATATTGGTTTATCTGAGCACGGTCCGCACTGGTTGCTCGGTGGCACGACCGGTGCTGGCAAATCGCAGCTGCTGCGTTCGCTGGTACTCAGCGCTGCGCTACGTTACCCGCCCGAGCGTCTGGGCCTGATTCTGGTGGATTTCAAGGGCTCTGCTGGTTTGGGTCCTCTGGCTCAGCTGCCGCATGCACTCAGCGTGTTGAGTAATTTTGATGTGTCGGCGGTGGAGCGTGCGCTCGAATTTTTGCGCGCCGATATTCACCGCCGCGAGGTGGATCTGCAGGCACTCGGCGTGAACTCCTACCGCGACTACCTGGCTTCCTGCCAGGCGGCGGGCACGACTCCGCGCTACCCCGAGCTGCTGATTGTGGTGGATGAGTTCCGCATGCTCATCGATTCCATGCCGGATGCTATGGCTGAGCTGATGCGCATCGCCACGATTGGTCGCTCGCTGGGTCTGCATCTGGTGTTGGCGACTCAGCGTCCGCAGGGTGCTATTTCGCAGGATATTCGCGCCAATATTGCCACGAGCATTTGCCTGCGCGTGGCGAGCGCTCAGGATTCCTATAACCTGCTGGAGCATGAGTCTGCGGCGTATATTTCGGCGGCGCATCCGGGTGCCGGGTATGTGCGCCTGCCGGATGGTCGTTCCCTGCCGTTCCGCGCCCCGCTGGTGGATGCGGTCCCCTCGAGCAGCGATGCCCGTCCGGTGCAGGTGTTGGGTCTTGAGGAGGGCGGCTGGCGTGAGCTGACTGCCGCTTCTGCCGTTCAGAAGGGCGGCGGTAATGAGGATGAGCTGCTGATTCGTTCGGCGCAGCAGATTCGTGCGCTCTATGAACGCGAGTACGCGCCGAGGAGTCTTCAGAAGAATGCAACGGTTCAGGATGAGTACTGCCCGATTCCGCCGGAGCTTCCCGAGAACACCCCGCTGCCCGTGGTGGAGGCGCCGGTTAGCAAACCGGTAGCGTACGGCACTGACCCGGCGGCTACCCCGCAGGAGCCTGCAGACTCTGGCGTTGCCTCCGAAGGGTATCTATTGGGTGAGCTGGAGATTGCCCGCTACGGTGTGCGCCGCCCGATCAGCTGGTCGGGTCAGCAGACGCTGGCATTGCTGGCGCAGAGCGCCGAACGAGCCCCGATGCTTTACGGGCTTTTAGCTCAGGCATTCGCCGCCCGCACGCCGGTTGTTCTGCTGACCTCTGACGGTGCGCTCTACCGCGACCTGGAACCCTACGCCGGTGCCTTTGAGTCGCTCGTGGGTGCACAGGAGCTTTCGCATCTGCGGTTCTGCTTGGAGGAGCTGCGCACCCCGAACCTGTGGGGTACCGAGGCTTCCACCCGCCCGCTCATTGTCGTGGACGGTCTGGACAGTTGGCTGGAGGCACTGGTTCGCCAACCCGATACGGAGAACCTGCTCTACGATCTGCTCTCGCAGGGGTGCCGTCGCGGCTATTCGGTGGTGTTCACCTCCGCGTTGAACCCGCGCGGTCGTTTCGCCGCTGCGGCGCATTCCACTCTGTTGAGCCGCCGCTTCCTGGACGCTGACCTGATGCGTTCAACGAGCAAGGACTACCCGACCCCGGCACAGAGCCACTACTGCGTGGAGGGTGCCATTAACGAGGAGTTGATTGGGGATCAGCCGCTGAGCGCGTCGATTCTTTCGCCCTGCGTTGCGGGTTTCCAGGAGCTGGTTCAGGTTCTGCAGGGTAACGCCACGAGCGCTTCTAACGGGTCAGGCACTCACCCCGGCACTCTTCTGCGGCAGTTCCCCGAGTACTATCGCATGCCCTCGACCGAGTACGTGACCGCCGCCCACGCCGCGTGCAATCCGCAGGGCGCTAAGATCTTGGTCGCGTTTGATCGCCGGCAGATGCCGGTGTGGTTGAGCGCCCCGGCTGGCGCGGTAGTTCCGGTGCAGGGTTCCCGGTCGGCGGGTAAAAGCACCCTGCTGGAGAGTATTGCTCAGCTCAACCCGCAGCTCGAAACCCTCATCCTTGAGGGTTCTGGCGGCACCTCGGGTGATGGCGGAGCGTCGGGTGAGCCGCCGAGCGTGGAGCGTACCCGTGCGCTCCTGGACTCGGTGAAGAACCCCGCGCGCACGCTCGTGCTCATTGACGACCTGCAGTACCTGCAACCCGCCGTTCAGCAGCTACTTCTGGAGCGTCGCGGTGAGTTCCGCGCGATGCTGGTCGCCTACACGCCGTGGCCGAGGCGCGCCTCCTCACCGCTGCTGGCTGCGCTCATGGGATGCTCGCGTGCGCTTCTGCTCGCACCCGCATCCCTAGCGGATGCTGACATGTGCACGGTGACCGCGCTGCCGCTGGATCGATTCACGCAGGGCGAGCAGCCCGCCGGTCGCATCGTGGTGGTCGATGGCGCCTCCGTGTGCGCGGCGCAGGTTCCCCTGGCGCTGAGCACGGCTGCACAGGCTGTAACAGCTACGCAGAAGGTGCCGGTAGCGGTCTAA
- the glf gene encoding UDP-galactopyranose mutase, which produces MTADLVVVGSGLFGLTIAEQAATELGLKVALLDRRSHIGGNAYSEKEKQTGIEVHRYGAHLFHTSNERVWEYVNRFTEFTNYVHRVYTRHNGIVYPMPINLGTINQFFNAAYSPAEAKALIAEQAGELAGTDPQNLNDKGISLIGRPLYEAFIKHYTAKQWQTPPEELPASIISRLPVRYNYDNRYFNDKYEGLPVDGYAAWLERMAAHPNIEVHLNTDFFEPGHQYSRENVLGQIPVVYTGPVDRYFDYAEGDLSWRTIDLEEEVLPIEDFQGCSVMNYPDADVPFTRIHEFRHFHPERDYTKDATVIMREYSRFANKGDEPYYPVNTSVDREKLLAYRDLAKGENNVLFGGRLGTYKYLDMHMAIGAALSMFDNKIRPHFANGAKLESGGVDA; this is translated from the coding sequence TTGACCGCTGACCTCGTAGTAGTCGGTTCGGGCCTCTTTGGTCTGACCATCGCAGAACAGGCTGCCACTGAGCTGGGCCTGAAGGTTGCCCTGCTGGACCGCCGTTCCCACATCGGTGGTAACGCATACAGCGAGAAGGAGAAGCAGACCGGTATTGAGGTGCACCGCTACGGTGCGCACCTGTTCCACACCTCCAACGAGCGTGTCTGGGAGTACGTGAACCGTTTCACCGAGTTCACCAACTATGTGCACCGCGTGTACACCCGCCACAACGGCATCGTCTACCCCATGCCGATTAACCTGGGTACCATCAACCAGTTCTTCAACGCAGCTTACTCTCCCGCAGAGGCAAAGGCGCTTATCGCTGAGCAGGCTGGCGAGCTGGCTGGCACCGACCCGCAGAACCTGAACGATAAGGGTATCTCCCTGATTGGTCGCCCCCTGTACGAGGCGTTCATCAAGCACTACACCGCTAAGCAGTGGCAGACCCCGCCGGAAGAGCTGCCCGCATCCATCATTTCCCGCCTGCCGGTTCGCTACAACTACGACAACCGCTACTTCAACGACAAGTACGAGGGTCTGCCCGTTGACGGCTACGCAGCATGGCTGGAGCGTATGGCGGCGCACCCGAACATTGAGGTGCACCTGAACACTGACTTCTTCGAGCCCGGTCACCAGTACTCTCGCGAGAACGTCCTGGGTCAGATTCCCGTGGTCTACACCGGCCCGGTTGACCGCTACTTCGACTACGCTGAGGGCGACCTGTCCTGGCGTACCATCGACCTGGAAGAAGAAGTCCTGCCGATTGAGGACTTCCAGGGTTGCTCCGTGATGAACTACCCCGATGCTGATGTTCCCTTCACTCGCATCCACGAGTTCCGTCACTTCCACCCCGAGCGTGACTACACCAAGGACGCAACCGTCATCATGCGCGAGTACTCTCGCTTCGCGAACAAGGGTGACGAGCCGTACTACCCGGTCAACACCTCCGTGGACCGTGAGAAGCTGCTGGCGTACCGCGACCTGGCTAAGGGCGAGAACAACGTGCTGTTCGGTGGCCGCCTGGGTACCTACAAGTACCTGGATATGCACATGGCTATCGGCGCTGCACTGTCCATGTTCGACAACAAGATCCGCCCGCACTTCGCTAACGGTGCGAAGCTCGAGTCCGGTGGTGTTGACGCATAA
- a CDS encoding glycosyltransferase yields the protein MADKTLKNLQRVIFPSAVETDVVPLYVDASVATGVQLPTRIDGDASTSIAEAMNTSGQSVSNASANRDAANSLNSRRSITVNAGQSLSFGTYFNAFPASYWRRWTDLQKVVLSVQTRGEGMVIVYKSNGRGVIQRVDAKLLSGEETNTFTLPLAPFGDGGWYWFDLAGTGDLELVEANWLGDIEPRADVKAGQATVQITTMNKVEYCINNIRALGESPEIFDAVHEFLIVDQGTQKVQDHEDFEEVVKPLSGKFRIINQGNLGGSGGFSRGMFEAVNNGSDYVLLLDDDVIVEPESILRMVTFANYCKEPTIVGAHMFDMFDRSVLHAFGEVVDPWRNFYAKPHEDMAMGHNLGHHNLRNTPWLHRRVDVDYNGWWMCLIPTAVIKEIGLSLPLFLKWDDAEYGLRAKAAGFATVSFPGAGVWHVSWTDKDDSVGWQAYYHERNRLITALLHSPFDKGGRVLLESLFLDVKHTLSMQYYTEAGRLMALEDLLSGPDHLHPSLSQRLPVIRAMAKEYPESQVKPNVDDFPAIQTKKPPFRGRRSFASPGYKKLASWTAKTVARQLFKPVSEEAKAHPQIQLNYGETNWWTLSKFDSALATNAEGTGLFWYRRDPEQLKSKLAQAAKLHVQLVTGWEQLREQYRSKAAEVASYDAWAKTFAEHTDSELTR from the coding sequence ATGGCTGATAAGACTTTGAAGAACCTGCAGCGGGTTATTTTCCCGAGCGCGGTTGAGACTGACGTCGTGCCCCTGTACGTGGACGCGAGTGTCGCAACCGGCGTTCAGCTGCCGACCCGTATTGACGGCGATGCTTCGACCTCTATTGCGGAGGCGATGAACACCTCCGGTCAGTCTGTGTCGAACGCTAGCGCGAACCGTGATGCCGCGAACAGCCTGAACAGCCGCCGCTCCATCACCGTGAACGCGGGCCAGAGCCTGTCTTTCGGCACCTACTTCAACGCGTTCCCCGCTTCGTACTGGCGTCGCTGGACTGACCTGCAGAAGGTCGTGCTGAGCGTTCAGACTCGCGGCGAGGGCATGGTCATTGTGTACAAGTCCAACGGCCGTGGCGTGATTCAGCGCGTGGATGCGAAGCTGCTCTCCGGCGAGGAGACCAACACCTTCACCCTGCCCCTGGCACCGTTCGGTGACGGCGGCTGGTACTGGTTCGACCTGGCTGGCACCGGCGACCTTGAGCTGGTTGAGGCGAACTGGCTGGGCGATATTGAGCCCCGCGCAGACGTGAAGGCCGGTCAGGCGACTGTGCAGATTACCACCATGAACAAGGTGGAGTACTGCATTAACAACATTCGTGCTCTGGGTGAGAGCCCCGAGATTTTCGATGCCGTGCACGAGTTCCTGATTGTGGACCAGGGCACCCAGAAGGTGCAGGACCACGAGGACTTCGAAGAGGTCGTTAAGCCCCTCTCCGGTAAGTTCCGTATTATCAACCAGGGCAACCTGGGTGGTTCCGGTGGCTTCTCGCGCGGTATGTTCGAGGCTGTCAACAACGGTTCCGATTACGTGCTGCTGCTCGATGATGACGTTATCGTTGAGCCCGAGTCGATTCTGCGTATGGTGACCTTCGCGAACTACTGCAAGGAACCCACCATCGTGGGTGCGCACATGTTCGACATGTTCGACCGCTCGGTCCTGCACGCGTTCGGTGAGGTTGTTGACCCGTGGCGTAACTTCTACGCTAAGCCGCACGAAGACATGGCTATGGGTCACAACCTGGGCCACCACAACCTGCGTAACACCCCGTGGCTGCACCGCCGCGTGGACGTGGACTACAACGGCTGGTGGATGTGCCTCATCCCGACCGCCGTCATCAAGGAAATCGGTCTGTCCCTGCCCCTGTTCCTGAAGTGGGATGACGCTGAGTACGGTCTGCGCGCTAAGGCTGCAGGCTTCGCTACCGTGTCCTTCCCCGGCGCGGGCGTGTGGCACGTTTCCTGGACCGATAAGGATGACTCGGTCGGCTGGCAGGCGTACTACCACGAGCGCAACCGCCTCATTACGGCGCTGCTGCATTCGCCCTTCGATAAGGGTGGCCGCGTGCTGCTGGAGTCCCTGTTCTTGGACGTCAAGCACACCCTGTCCATGCAGTACTACACCGAGGCCGGCCGCCTGATGGCGCTGGAGGATCTGCTCTCCGGCCCCGATCACCTGCACCCCTCGCTCTCGCAGCGTCTGCCGGTGATTCGTGCGATGGCTAAGGAGTACCCGGAGTCTCAGGTGAAGCCGAACGTGGATGACTTCCCGGCTATTCAGACGAAGAAGCCTCCGTTCCGTGGCCGCCGTTCCTTCGCGTCCCCCGGTTACAAGAAGCTTGCTTCCTGGACCGCGAAGACTGTTGCTCGTCAGCTGTTCAAGCCGGTGAGCGAAGAGGCGAAGGCTCACCCGCAGATTCAGCTGAACTACGGTGAGACCAACTGGTGGACCCTGTCGAAGTTCGATTCGGCTCTGGCGACTAACGCTGAGGGTACCGGCCTGTTCTGGTACCGCCGCGACCCCGAGCAGTTGAAGTCGAAGCTGGCTCAGGCAGCTAAGCTGCACGTCCAGCTGGTGACCGGCTGGGAGCAGCTGCGTGAGCAGTACCGTTCGAAGGCTGCAGAGGTTGCATCCTACGATGCGTGGGCTAAGACCTTTGCTGAGCATACGGATTCTGAGCTGACCCGATGA
- a CDS encoding ABC transporter permease, with protein sequence MSDLKSVPLKAPGRGRGILDAMKNRYLLRLLVDKEIQVRYRGSVLGILWSYIKPGVQFLVFYIAMGLFLGLERGMHNYAVYLFSGMIAINFFSEGFGNGARAMVVNSALIRKIYLPRELFSLSTVWVALVHFVPQIVVMLLACFAVGWHPSLLAFESILAGMLIVMLLSYGLGLIFGVANVFFRDSENIVDMLLMVATWFAPVLYSWTMVRDTLYPWVFNVFMMNPLTVAVELFHYGFWHPTLRPEDLALPASQVVPHLFSFWTPIAIGISLLTVLIGDLLFRKFEGNFAQEL encoded by the coding sequence ATGAGCGATTTGAAGTCTGTTCCCCTGAAGGCGCCCGGTCGCGGCCGCGGCATTCTGGATGCGATGAAGAATCGCTACCTGCTTCGACTTCTGGTTGATAAGGAAATCCAGGTTCGCTACCGCGGCTCGGTGCTGGGTATTCTGTGGTCCTACATTAAGCCGGGTGTGCAGTTCCTGGTGTTCTACATTGCCATGGGTCTTTTCCTTGGTCTGGAACGCGGTATGCACAACTACGCTGTGTATCTTTTCTCGGGCATGATTGCTATTAACTTCTTCTCGGAGGGTTTTGGTAATGGTGCTCGCGCCATGGTGGTTAACAGCGCTCTGATTCGCAAGATTTATCTGCCGCGTGAGCTGTTCTCGCTGTCGACGGTGTGGGTGGCTCTGGTGCATTTTGTGCCGCAGATTGTGGTCATGCTCCTGGCATGCTTTGCGGTGGGCTGGCATCCGTCCTTGTTGGCTTTTGAGTCGATTCTGGCGGGCATGCTCATCGTGATGCTGCTGTCCTACGGTCTGGGTCTGATTTTCGGTGTGGCTAACGTGTTCTTCCGCGATTCGGAGAACATTGTGGACATGCTGCTGATGGTGGCTACCTGGTTTGCTCCGGTGCTGTACTCCTGGACCATGGTGCGTGACACTCTCTACCCGTGGGTGTTCAACGTGTTCATGATGAACCCGCTGACTGTCGCGGTGGAGCTGTTCCACTATGGCTTCTGGCATCCGACCCTCCGTCCTGAGGATTTGGCGCTTCCTGCTTCGCAGGTGGTTCCGCATCTCTTCAGCTTCTGGACTCCGATTGCCATTGGTATTTCTCTGCTGACCGTTTTGATTGGTGATTTGCTCTTCCGTAAATTTGAGGGCAACTTCGCCCAGGAGCTCTGA
- a CDS encoding ABC transporter ATP-binding protein yields MDIKKLEFPPVSPDAPVVIHVENLVKRFVLRHTRSMKEAFVWLIKGRKGDLSEKFNALNGVSLDIRQGERVALLGLNGSGKSTLLKMISGVMRADEGEVLTRGNIAGLIEVGAGFHPDLTGRDNVYLNGAILGMTKEEIEASFDSIVDFAEIHDFIDTEVKFYSSGMYLRLAFSVAVHTNPDIFLVDEILAVGDEPFQKKCIAKIQELCSAGKTLAVVSHDLDLVSKICDRGVVLEHGNLRFDGPIKEAVKVIRGGD; encoded by the coding sequence GTGGATATTAAGAAGCTTGAGTTCCCTCCGGTGAGCCCGGACGCTCCCGTGGTGATTCACGTGGAGAACCTGGTGAAGCGCTTCGTTCTGCGCCACACCCGTTCGATGAAGGAAGCTTTTGTTTGGCTGATTAAGGGCCGCAAGGGTGATCTTTCGGAGAAGTTCAATGCGCTCAACGGCGTGAGCCTGGATATTCGTCAGGGTGAGCGTGTGGCTCTGCTGGGTCTGAACGGCTCGGGTAAGTCTACGCTGCTGAAGATGATTTCTGGCGTGATGCGCGCTGATGAGGGTGAGGTTCTCACTCGCGGCAATATTGCGGGTCTGATTGAGGTGGGCGCTGGTTTCCACCCGGATCTGACTGGCCGCGATAACGTGTACCTCAACGGCGCTATCTTGGGTATGACCAAGGAAGAGATTGAGGCTTCCTTCGATTCGATTGTGGATTTCGCTGAGATTCACGACTTTATCGATACTGAGGTGAAGTTCTACTCTTCGGGTATGTACCTGCGCCTGGCGTTCTCGGTTGCGGTTCACACGAACCCGGATATCTTCCTGGTGGATGAGATCCTTGCGGTGGGCGATGAGCCTTTCCAGAAGAAGTGTATTGCGAAGATTCAGGAGCTGTGCTCTGCCGGTAAGACTCTTGCCGTGGTGAGCCACGACCTGGATTTGGTTTCTAAGATTTGTGACCGCGGCGTGGTGCTGGAGCACGGTAACCTGCGTTTTGACGGTCCGATTAAGGAAGCTGTGAAGGTGATTCGCGGCGGTGACTAA